A section of the Arcobacter roscoffensis genome encodes:
- a CDS encoding uracil-xanthine permease family protein, which translates to MNATDYNFRVKDSILGLQFLFVAFGALVLVPILTGLDPSVALFTAGIGTLVFQFVNRGAIPPIFLASSFAFIAPISHGVQTWGIAATMSGLVAAGLLYVFLSFLIRLKGDGFLHRLLPAVVVGPVIMSIGLILSPVAVNLAMGKTGDGSAVLVDFDKAIIISMVSLLVTVLVSLKAKGIFKLIPILCGIIVGYALSLFYGIVDFSAFKNAAWFAIPNFTAPEFNWHAILFILPIAIAPAIEHIGDMLAISNVTKKDYLKKPGLKNTLLGDGLATSVASLFGGPPNTTYSEVTGAVTVTKAYNPAIMTWAAICAIALAFVGKLGGLLATIPTVVMGGIMLLLFGIIATLGISTLVKAKTDFTCPRNMVIVSMILVFSIGGMTFNFGGVPFSGIGLGAIVGIILNLVLPQPSKDESDEAI; encoded by the coding sequence ATGAACGCCACTGATTACAATTTTAGAGTCAAGGATTCGATTTTAGGTTTACAATTTTTATTTGTAGCCTTTGGTGCACTTGTGCTTGTTCCTATTTTAACGGGACTAGATCCAAGTGTTGCACTTTTCACAGCTGGTATTGGTACTTTAGTATTTCAATTTGTAAATAGAGGAGCTATTCCTCCTATTTTTTTAGCATCTTCTTTTGCTTTTATTGCTCCTATTTCACATGGGGTTCAAACTTGGGGAATTGCAGCAACTATGTCAGGATTAGTAGCTGCTGGTTTATTATATGTATTTTTAAGTTTTCTAATTAGACTTAAAGGGGATGGCTTTTTACATAGACTTTTACCTGCTGTTGTTGTAGGTCCTGTAATTATGTCTATTGGACTTATTTTATCTCCTGTTGCAGTAAACTTAGCTATGGGAAAAACAGGTGACGGATCTGCTGTTCTTGTAGATTTTGATAAAGCAATTATCATATCAATGGTATCTTTGCTTGTAACTGTATTAGTATCTTTAAAAGCTAAAGGAATATTCAAACTTATTCCTATTTTATGTGGTATTATTGTAGGTTATGCCTTATCTTTATTTTATGGAATAGTTGATTTTTCAGCTTTTAAAAATGCAGCTTGGTTTGCAATACCAAATTTTACAGCACCTGAATTTAACTGGCATGCTATTTTATTTATATTGCCAATTGCTATAGCTCCTGCTATTGAACATATTGGAGATATGCTAGCTATTTCAAATGTTACGAAAAAAGATTACTTAAAAAAGCCAGGTTTAAAAAATACACTTCTAGGTGATGGTTTGGCTACTTCTGTTGCTTCATTATTTGGTGGACCACCAAATACTACATATTCGGAAGTTACAGGGGCAGTAACTGTTACAAAAGCTTATAATCCTGCAATTATGACTTGGGCTGCTATTTGTGCAATTGCACTTGCATTTGTTGGAAAACTTGGAGGTTTACTTGCAACTATTCCTACTGTTGTAATGGGTGGAATTATGCTTTTACTTTTTGGTATTATTGCAACTTTAGGTATTTCTACTTTAGTAAAAGCAAAAACTGATTTTACTTGTCCTAGAAATATGGTTATTGTTTCAATGATTTTAGTATTTTCTATTGGTGGAATGACATTTAACTTTGGTGGGGTTCCATTTTCTGGAATTGGTCTTGGAGCTATTGTTGGTATTATTTTAAATCTTGTTTTACCACAGCCAAGTAAAGATGAAAGTGATGAAGCAATCTAA
- the upp gene encoding uracil phosphoribosyltransferase: MYKESSNVVVKHLVNRLRDTRTASNEFRLTIEEISRIIVSEALSDFETVTQNINTWQGALDVEMIEVQKLVLVPILRAGEPMLTGILRTLPYARSGFLAMKRDEETALSKLFYENIPAIEDKTVLLLDPMIATGGSLIDGIDYLKSKGAKRIISLNILGCPEGVESVQKAHPDVDIYIAQIDERLDENKYIRPGLGDAGDRAFNTNG; encoded by the coding sequence ATGTATAAAGAGAGTTCTAATGTTGTTGTTAAACATTTAGTAAACAGATTAAGAGATACAAGAACTGCTTCAAATGAATTTAGATTAACTATTGAAGAAATTTCAAGAATCATAGTATCAGAAGCATTAAGTGATTTTGAAACAGTAACTCAAAATATCAATACTTGGCAAGGTGCCTTAGATGTTGAAATGATTGAAGTTCAAAAACTAGTACTTGTTCCAATTTTAAGAGCTGGGGAGCCAATGCTTACAGGTATTTTAAGAACACTTCCATATGCAAGAAGTGGTTTTTTAGCTATGAAAAGAGATGAAGAAACTGCTTTAAGTAAACTATTTTATGAAAATATTCCTGCAATTGAAGATAAAACTGTTCTACTATTAGATCCAATGATTGCAACAGGTGGTTCACTAATAGATGGTATTGACTACTTAAAATCAAAGGGTGCTAAAAGAATTATTTCATTAAATATTTTAGGTTGTCCAGAGGGAGTTGAAAGTGTACAAAAAGCTCACCCAGATGTAGATATCTATATTGCTCAAATTGATGAAAGACTTGATGAAAACAAATATATTAGACCAGGTCTAGGAGATGCAGGAGATAGAGCCTTTAATACAAATGGCTAA
- a CDS encoding ion transporter has product MTAMEKIQEIRDAKWFSNLTTFIILAYASILGFKTLDEVEGHYDLFLRVADYFVTVYFVFELAIKMVAEKKFVNFFKSGWNVFDFVIVVITLLPLESSSFAAIARLMRVFRILRLFTARPELKAIIDMLIKAIPSIIDIVILMFIIFYIYAIIGSFFFVDLPSGLWKDFLISMLTLFRVLTFEDWTDVMYEAMEVYPWAWIYFVSFVIIAAFVFFNLFVAVIIGEMQKLQEAEMKEEIHEDSKKLDVLLKEVKSLREEISELKKKDT; this is encoded by the coding sequence ATGACTGCAATGGAAAAAATACAAGAAATAAGAGATGCAAAGTGGTTCTCAAATTTAACAACTTTTATTATTCTTGCATATGCTTCAATCTTAGGGTTTAAAACTTTAGATGAAGTTGAAGGCCATTATGATCTTTTTTTGAGAGTTGCTGATTATTTTGTAACTGTTTATTTTGTATTTGAGTTAGCCATTAAAATGGTTGCTGAAAAGAAGTTTGTAAACTTCTTTAAATCAGGCTGGAATGTATTTGATTTTGTAATTGTTGTAATTACTCTTTTACCTTTAGAATCATCAAGTTTTGCAGCTATTGCTAGACTTATGAGGGTATTTAGAATTTTAAGGCTTTTTACAGCACGACCTGAATTAAAAGCAATAATAGATATGCTTATAAAAGCTATTCCTTCAATCATTGATATAGTTATTTTAATGTTTATTATATTCTATATTTATGCAATTATTGGAAGTTTCTTCTTTGTTGATTTACCATCTGGTTTATGGAAAGATTTCTTAATTTCAATGCTTACTTTATTTAGAGTTTTAACTTTTGAAGACTGGACAGATGTTATGTATGAGGCAATGGAAGTATATCCATGGGCATGGATATATTTTGTATCATTTGTAATTATTGCTGCATTTGTATTTTTCAATCTTTTTGTTGCAGTTATCATTGGAGAGATGCAAAAACTTCAAGAGGCTGAAATGAAAGAAGAGATTCATGAAGATAGTAAAAAGCTTGATGTTTTACTTAAAGAAGTAAAAAGTTTAAGAGAAGAGATTAGTGAACTAAAGAAGAAAGATACATGA
- a CDS encoding DUF423 domain-containing protein has translation MSLNQNSKKFLAIASFLFALAIAIGAFGAHGLKSIVSEKMLITYNTGVEYHFYNTLGLFVIAFLMNFKQNSKKLVISAWLVLIGLLIFSFSLYALVLLNMPILGAVTPIGGSLLIIAWLLTTYAIVKE, from the coding sequence ATGTCACTTAATCAAAATTCAAAAAAATTTCTTGCAATCGCAAGTTTTTTATTTGCGTTGGCTATTGCTATAGGCGCTTTTGGTGCCCATGGCCTAAAATCAATTGTATCTGAAAAGATGCTAATTACTTACAATACAGGTGTGGAATATCACTTTTATAATACACTTGGACTTTTTGTTATTGCATTTCTTATGAATTTTAAACAAAATTCAAAGAAGCTAGTAATCTCTGCTTGGTTAGTATTAATAGGATTATTAATATTCTCATTTTCACTATATGCTTTAGTTTTATTAAATATGCCAATATTAGGAGCAGTAACTCCAATAGGTGGTTCTTTACTTATAATTGCTTGGTTGCTTACAACTTATGCTATTGTAAAGGAGTAA
- a CDS encoding phosphoribosyltransferase — MEKLYYSYELFKEDTQKLVDSCRDYEPDILLAVARGGLTLSHLMAQALDMRNLYSLNSIHYEGELKLDTFNIFNIPDVSHAKRVLVVDDIVDSGETMEEILKILKEKFPTVEFKLATIFYKKTAVLQPDYTVREATQWIDFFWEVDVK, encoded by the coding sequence TTGGAAAAACTTTATTATAGTTATGAACTGTTCAAAGAGGACACTCAAAAGTTAGTAGATAGTTGTAGAGATTACGAGCCAGATATTTTACTTGCAGTAGCAAGAGGTGGCTTAACACTTTCTCATTTAATGGCTCAGGCTTTAGATATGAGAAACTTATACTCTTTAAATTCAATTCATTATGAAGGTGAATTAAAGCTTGATACATTTAATATTTTTAATATTCCAGATGTATCTCATGCAAAAAGAGTGTTAGTAGTTGATGATATTGTTGACTCTGGTGAAACAATGGAAGAGATTTTAAAAATTTTAAAAGAAAAATTTCCTACAGTTGAATTTAAACTTGCAACTATCTTTTATAAGAAAACTGCAGTTTTACAGCCTGATTATACTGTAAGAGAAGCTACTCAATGGATTGATTTCTTTTGGGAAGTTGACGTTAAATAA
- a CDS encoding NCS2 family permease — MNFFKLKEHNTTVGTELSAGFTTFLTMMYIVPVNGFILADAGLPMDAVVTATALITILATLFSGLWSNTPIAMSVGMGLNAYFSYGLVLGMKLPWETALGIVFLSGLLFVILSLTNFRVWIMTSIPMSLRRAISAGIGSFIAFIGLKQMGMISANEATLVSLGDFSNPNVLLGVLGLILSFLFYAYRLKGAFILSISITSIVAWTFGLGELPTAVVSAPASIEPIFFKLDIMSAISLSLLPVIITFLITDMFDTLGTLTGVGTRAKLFQENNKDDKSLQKTLEADAIATTAGSMIGVSTTTAFIESASGVEEGGRTGLTAVFTAMFFVATLFMLPLFKSIPANAIYPVLVVVGVLMFTELGKINFEDSDLATSAGAFLIVILMPLTFSITNGIAAGFLVYTIIKIGKKEFESLNLGILVITFISALAFIL, encoded by the coding sequence ATGAACTTTTTTAAACTAAAAGAGCATAATACAACAGTAGGTACTGAACTTTCTGCTGGTTTTACAACATTTTTAACAATGATGTATATCGTTCCTGTAAATGGCTTTATTTTAGCTGATGCAGGATTGCCAATGGATGCAGTAGTTACTGCCACTGCATTAATTACAATTCTAGCTACACTTTTCTCTGGATTATGGTCAAATACTCCAATTGCAATGAGTGTTGGTATGGGACTTAATGCGTATTTCTCTTATGGATTAGTATTAGGAATGAAACTTCCATGGGAAACAGCATTAGGTATTGTATTTTTATCAGGTTTACTCTTTGTGATTTTGTCATTAACAAACTTTAGAGTTTGGATAATGACATCTATCCCTATGAGTTTAAGAAGAGCAATTAGTGCAGGTATTGGATCATTTATTGCTTTTATTGGTTTAAAGCAAATGGGCATGATAAGTGCAAATGAAGCTACATTAGTTTCACTTGGAGACTTCTCTAATCCAAATGTACTTCTTGGAGTATTAGGTTTAATTCTTTCTTTCTTATTCTATGCATATAGATTAAAAGGTGCTTTCATCTTATCTATTTCCATTACATCTATTGTAGCATGGACTTTTGGTCTTGGTGAGCTTCCTACTGCTGTTGTTTCAGCACCAGCTTCTATTGAGCCAATTTTCTTTAAACTTGATATTATGAGTGCAATAAGCTTGTCTTTATTACCTGTTATTATTACTTTTTTAATCACAGATATGTTTGATACTCTTGGAACATTAACAGGAGTTGGAACTAGAGCAAAACTTTTCCAAGAGAATAATAAAGATGATAAGTCTTTACAAAAAACTTTAGAAGCAGATGCTATTGCTACTACTGCTGGTTCTATGATTGGTGTTTCTACAACTACTGCATTTATTGAGAGTGCTTCTGGTGTTGAAGAAGGTGGTAGAACTGGTCTTACTGCTGTATTTACGGCTATGTTTTTTGTAGCAACTTTATTTATGTTGCCTTTATTTAAATCAATTCCAGCAAATGCTATTTATCCTGTATTGGTTGTAGTTGGTGTTCTAATGTTTACTGAACTTGGAAAGATTAATTTTGAAGATTCTGATTTAGCTACAAGTGCAGGGGCATTTTTAATAGTGATTTTAATGCCTTTAACTTTTTCAATTACAAATGGTATTGCAGCTGGATTCTTAGTTTATACAATTATTAAGATTGGTAAGAAAGAGTTTGAAAGTCTTAATTTAGGTATATTAGTAATTACATTTATTAGTGCGTTAGCATTTATTTTATAA
- a CDS encoding PLP-dependent aminotransferase family protein yields MSSKIKRSYIREILDVIDDDYISFAGGLPNEELFPKKQIQEATVKALENTKSLQYSSSYGLETLRKKIASFYCDKLDFPTNEEEILITSGSQQAFDIILKAIDTKIIVEEPSYLGALASFRVLNKKINSFSKISSLNALLDNKSCLYLISDFQNPSTSSYNCTQRQVLSKMINKNCSFLIEDGAYTFLDFENNFKTPISKNVEKSFHLGSFSKIVAPGLRVGWIRAKKSLIDKLLFIKESLDLHTATLNQMIFDEYLNRNNLFEHIEFINANYQEKMNFMADCLVKYIPSFKFERPKGGMFIYGKLNCDTMNLANIALKQKLAIVPAEVFYLNKKSNEIRLNFTNSTYGEIEDGIKILANILKEIKKEKRSIFLTIFDSLKAG; encoded by the coding sequence ATGAGTAGTAAAATTAAAAGATCTTATATTCGTGAGATTTTAGATGTTATTGATGATGATTATATTTCTTTTGCAGGTGGCTTACCAAATGAAGAGCTTTTTCCAAAAAAACAGATTCAAGAAGCTACAGTAAAAGCTTTAGAAAACACAAAGTCCTTACAGTATTCATCATCTTATGGATTAGAAACTTTAAGAAAAAAAATTGCTTCATTTTATTGTGATAAATTAGATTTTCCTACAAATGAAGAAGAGATTTTAATTACAAGTGGTAGTCAACAGGCATTTGATATTATTTTAAAAGCTATTGATACAAAAATTATTGTAGAAGAACCATCATATTTAGGAGCTTTAGCTTCTTTTAGAGTTTTAAATAAGAAGATAAACTCTTTTTCAAAGATATCTAGTTTAAATGCTTTATTAGATAATAAAAGTTGTTTATATTTAATAAGTGATTTTCAAAATCCATCAACTAGTTCTTATAATTGTACTCAACGACAAGTGTTAAGTAAAATGATAAATAAAAATTGTAGTTTCTTAATTGAAGATGGAGCATATACTTTTTTAGATTTTGAGAATAATTTTAAAACACCTATATCTAAAAATGTAGAAAAGTCATTTCATTTAGGCTCTTTTTCTAAAATAGTTGCACCTGGACTTAGAGTAGGTTGGATTAGAGCTAAGAAGAGTTTAATCGATAAATTATTGTTTATTAAGGAATCACTTGATTTACATACAGCAACATTAAATCAAATGATTTTTGATGAATACTTAAATAGAAATAACTTATTTGAGCATATTGAGTTTATTAATGCTAACTATCAAGAAAAGATGAATTTTATGGCTGATTGTTTAGTAAAATATATACCTTCTTTTAAATTTGAAAGACCAAAAGGTGGAATGTTTATTTATGGCAAATTAAATTGTGATACTATGAATCTTGCTAATATTGCACTAAAACAAAAACTTGCTATTGTTCCTGCAGAAGTTTTTTACTTAAATAAAAAGTCAAATGAAATCAGGTTAAATTTTACTAATTCTACTTATGGTGAAATCGAAGATGGAATAAAAATTTTAGCAAATATTTTAAAGGAAATTAAAAAAGAAAAGAGATCAATTTTTCTAACAATTTTTGATTCTTTAAAGGCAGGTTGA
- a CDS encoding AraC family transcriptional regulator encodes MYKNIEYEITLDDLAKINHVSKFHFHRIFKEETSENFSEVLTSIRLQKAANLLISNQHSTITEISKQCGYNSHSSFIKAFKNRFLYTPSQWKNGSFEMYSEKLNTKKLKEIKTLDYEIKVNEEVYCAYIRHKGYDKTIKNTWQRLRALAYQNNIEKYEEIGLHHDNPAITPLDKCKYIAAITISKNQKIKSNISTFIIPKSLCAVFKLDGKFGEIIDLIRYIHQNWILNEGKGYEITTLPIYIKYIKNHLIDNTDFKIEVNIPIKVI; translated from the coding sequence ATGTATAAAAACATTGAATATGAAATCACATTAGATGACTTAGCAAAAATAAACCATGTATCAAAATTTCATTTTCACAGAATATTCAAAGAAGAAACAAGTGAGAATTTTTCAGAAGTCTTAACATCAATAAGACTACAAAAAGCTGCTAATTTACTAATATCTAATCAACACTCTACTATTACAGAGATTTCAAAACAATGTGGATATAATTCACACTCATCTTTTATAAAAGCATTTAAAAATAGGTTTTTATATACTCCGAGTCAATGGAAAAATGGTTCCTTTGAAATGTATAGTGAAAAGTTAAATACAAAGAAATTAAAAGAAATTAAAACCCTAGATTATGAAATAAAAGTAAATGAAGAAGTTTATTGTGCATATATTAGGCATAAAGGTTATGATAAAACTATAAAAAATACTTGGCAAAGACTAAGAGCACTTGCTTATCAAAATAATATAGAAAAATATGAAGAAATTGGACTACATCATGATAATCCTGCCATTACTCCACTTGATAAATGTAAATATATAGCAGCAATTACAATTAGTAAAAATCAAAAAATAAAATCAAATATATCAACTTTCATAATTCCAAAATCTTTATGCGCAGTATTTAAACTAGATGGAAAATTTGGTGAGATTATTGATTTAATCAGATATATTCATCAAAATTGGATTTTAAATGAAGGAAAAGGTTATGAAATTACAACACTTCCAATTTATATAAAATACATAAAAAACCATTTAATAGATAACACAGATTTTAAAATAGAAGTTAATATTCCAATAAAGGTTATATAA